In Spiroplasma litorale, a single genomic region encodes these proteins:
- the pflA gene encoding pyruvate formate-lyase-activating protein has protein sequence MEEKEIVGYYNSIETFGAVDGPGLRLVIFLQGCLLRCKYCHNPETLEFKKDKIITIDEVIKLYEKNKSFYAHGGVTLSGGEATTQIDFCIALFKKLKELNINTCLDTCFGTFNEIEKIKSKWRELLKYTDLVLADLKHIDNEKHISLTSRPNTNILEAIKFVDECNTKMWIRHVLVPGWTDDKDDLIKMAEFVKGLNNVERFEMLPYHNMMIPKYENLKMKFYLKDVTPPKKEYVVECRKIIENVLKS, from the coding sequence ATGGAAGAAAAAGAAATTGTAGGTTACTACAACAGTATTGAAACTTTTGGTGCTGTTGATGGTCCTGGATTAAGACTAGTTATATTTTTGCAAGGCTGCTTATTAAGGTGTAAGTATTGTCATAACCCTGAAACTTTAGAATTTAAAAAAGATAAAATTATTACTATTGACGAAGTGATTAAATTATATGAAAAAAATAAATCATTTTATGCCCATGGAGGTGTCACTTTATCTGGTGGTGAAGCAACAACTCAGATCGATTTTTGTATTGCACTTTTTAAAAAACTAAAAGAATTAAATATAAACACATGCTTAGATACGTGTTTTGGAACATTCAATGAAATTGAAAAAATTAAATCCAAATGAAGAGAACTTTTAAAATATACTGATTTAGTATTAGCTGATTTAAAACATATTGATAATGAAAAGCATATTAGTTTAACTTCAAGACCAAATACAAATATATTAGAAGCAATAAAATTTGTTGACGAATGTAATACCAAGATGTGAATAAGGCATGTTCTTGTTCCAGGGTGAACAGATGATAAAGATGATCTTATAAAAATGGCCGAGTTTGTTAAAGGGCTTAACAATGTTGAACGATTTGAAATGCTACCATATCACAATATGATGATACCCAAATATGAAAACCTAAAAATGAAATTTTATCTCAAAGATGTAACTCCTCCAAAAAAAGAATATGTTGTAGAATGTAGAAAAATAATTGAAAACGTTCTTAAATCATAA
- a CDS encoding glycosyltransferase — translation MFVTFIIVIPNAKEEFKHSIESVLNQSVKDYELIIVLDRDINDIEENEYFCNLYKDNKNIKLVFNNNRYGSSYSWNIGLELCQGKYVKFISQGDTIEKDFVIKIQNKLKEHDSNSIDVIEYSFNFVNDNQIPSKSFLESNKVYFLESEYDPLAYTNNLLFNKLYNFQIIDNFKFKFRNQVRFDMLFFYKIYSQAKTYLYINSESLENVILRQVQYSIFDIVNQWTHIFNYYRRIKKYNELKDYIKYSYYKTMLHIWIWTISKTSNKILTKKAFDFANRKFEPKKEDFIKNNVVFLNTKDETFKNLVINFSNYIKEKLKSMK, via the coding sequence ATGTTTGTTACATTTATAATTGTAATTCCAAATGCAAAAGAAGAGTTTAAACACTCGATTGAAAGCGTTTTAAACCAATCAGTTAAAGATTACGAACTAATAATTGTTTTAGATCGTGACATTAATGATATTGAAGAGAACGAGTATTTTTGCAACCTTTATAAAGATAATAAAAATATTAAACTAGTATTTAACAATAATAGATACGGGTCTTCTTATTCTTGAAATATTGGACTTGAGTTATGCCAAGGAAAATATGTAAAATTTATTTCTCAAGGAGATACAATAGAAAAAGATTTTGTTATTAAAATCCAAAATAAATTAAAAGAACACGATTCTAACTCAATAGATGTTATTGAATATAGTTTTAATTTTGTTAATGATAATCAAATACCCTCTAAATCATTTTTAGAATCAAACAAAGTATATTTTTTAGAATCAGAATATGATCCATTAGCTTACACAAATAATTTGCTTTTTAACAAGCTTTACAATTTTCAAATTATAGATAATTTTAAATTTAAATTTAGAAATCAAGTTAGATTTGATATGTTATTTTTCTATAAAATATATAGCCAAGCAAAAACTTATTTATATATTAATTCAGAAAGTTTAGAAAATGTTATTTTAAGACAAGTTCAATATTCAATATTTGATATTGTAAATCAATGAACACATATTTTTAATTATTATAGAAGAATTAAAAAATATAATGAATTAAAAGATTATATAAAATACTCATATTATAAAACAATGCTTCATATATGAATATGAACAATCTCAAAAACAAGTAATAAAATATTAACAAAAAAAGCATTTGATTTTGCTAATAGAAAATTTGAACCTAAAAAAGAAGATTTCATAAAAAATAACGTTGTTTTTTTAAATACAAAAGATGAAACTTTCAAAAATTTAGTTATTAATTTCTCAAACTATATCAAAGAAAAAC